A genome region from Thermococcus onnurineus NA1 includes the following:
- a CDS encoding class I SAM-dependent methyltransferase, whose translation MERWDFDGWARSYDEDVEREDWIHKDYWKVLKLVAERARGLVVDIGCGTGNVLRFLDPEKYIGVEPSVGMREKFRVKHGFEPLDGHFLRIPLTDESVDTVITTHAFHHVPDGEKTDAIKEMLRVLKPGGKILIADVMFESGEEKRRISAEDGLKEEIEDEYFATLEHLREICGKLGLRYRFGRVNRYVWIAEIELLTPDRKG comes from the coding sequence ATGGAGCGCTGGGACTTCGACGGTTGGGCCAGGAGCTACGATGAAGATGTAGAAAGGGAGGACTGGATACACAAGGATTACTGGAAGGTCCTCAAACTCGTTGCTGAACGAGCTAGGGGGCTTGTTGTGGACATCGGCTGTGGCACCGGGAACGTTCTGCGCTTTCTCGACCCTGAGAAGTACATTGGCGTCGAGCCTTCCGTCGGAATGCGTGAGAAGTTCAGGGTGAAGCACGGCTTCGAGCCCCTCGACGGGCACTTCTTAAGGATTCCACTCACGGACGAAAGTGTGGACACCGTGATAACGACCCACGCCTTCCACCATGTTCCCGATGGGGAAAAGACGGACGCGATAAAGGAGATGCTCCGCGTTCTTAAGCCCGGCGGGAAGATCCTTATCGCCGACGTGATGTTCGAATCGGGGGAGGAAAAGAGGCGTATAAGTGCGGAGGACGGCCTAAAGGAGGAGATAGAGGACGAGTACTTCGCAACCTTAGAGCACCTGCGGGAAATCTGCGGAAAGCTTGGTCTCCGATACCGGTTCGGGAGGGTAAATAGATACGTCTGGATTGCAGAAATTGAACTGCTCACCCCTGACCGGAAAGGCTAA
- a CDS encoding GNAT family N-acetyltransferase has protein sequence MEPPIREARPEDRPFIEEIARLTWNGEDYLARVFDEWLSDGGFYVLEVDGRVIGTAKITLLPGKVSWLEGLRVHPDYRGRGYGKKLHSFMLELGERLAREGKIEALEFATYFLNRESIAMAERTGFHVKARFFVFGAKTESFEPEEPKLVEPALEDLTLGLIPVGWRFVRRSEEALEWIKLNAELYDFNGFRFLVSKKGTTFTPLDVGLATLKAMLPAMAWVAKERERESFDVMLPSGVKPLLPGLKRLGLLLWDETEEPNVLVFRKRLR, from the coding sequence ATGGAACCTCCCATAAGGGAAGCCAGACCTGAGGACAGACCCTTCATCGAGGAGATAGCAAGGCTCACCTGGAACGGCGAAGACTACCTGGCGAGGGTTTTCGACGAATGGCTTAGCGATGGCGGTTTTTACGTGCTTGAGGTCGATGGAAGGGTCATCGGAACCGCTAAGATAACGCTTCTGCCCGGGAAGGTCAGCTGGCTCGAGGGGCTGAGGGTCCATCCGGACTACAGGGGAAGGGGCTACGGGAAAAAGCTCCACAGCTTCATGCTCGAGCTCGGGGAGAGGCTCGCAAGGGAGGGGAAAATAGAGGCCCTCGAGTTCGCAACATACTTCCTAAACCGCGAGAGCATAGCAATGGCCGAAAGGACTGGTTTCCACGTCAAGGCCAGGTTCTTCGTCTTCGGGGCAAAAACCGAGAGCTTCGAGCCGGAGGAGCCGAAGCTGGTAGAGCCAGCCCTTGAGGACCTGACCCTTGGCCTGATTCCCGTCGGCTGGCGCTTCGTGAGAAGGAGCGAAGAGGCCCTAGAGTGGATTAAGCTTAACGCAGAGCTTTACGACTTCAACGGCTTCCGCTTCCTCGTCTCGAAGAAGGGAACTACTTTCACGCCCCTCGACGTCGGTTTAGCCACGCTCAAGGCGATGCTTCCGGCGATGGCGTGGGTTGCAAAGGAGAGAGAAAGAGAGAGCTTTGACGTAATGCTCCCGAGCGGGGTCAAACCGCTCCTGCCCGGCCTTAAAAGGCTTGGTCTCCTACTCTGGGACGAGACGGAGGAGCCAAACGTCCTAGTGTTTAGGAAGAGGCTTAGGTGA
- a CDS encoding GNAT family N-acetyltransferase, producing the protein MDIRLLSRADERTDCLQIAKGLPEWFNEAGLKAMERDLQRETTFVTVEKDQVLGFITVKPLNEKALEILWMAVKREKREKGIGSELLAFIEGWALEKGFEVLVVKTSGDLFYKPYDETRKFYEKRGFVRVALIDPYHEWGEPALIYVKCLKGKEER; encoded by the coding sequence ATGGACATTCGTCTCCTCAGTAGAGCGGATGAGAGAACTGACTGCCTCCAGATAGCCAAGGGTCTTCCGGAGTGGTTTAACGAGGCCGGCCTAAAGGCAATGGAAAGGGATTTGCAGAGGGAAACAACTTTCGTTACGGTTGAGAAAGACCAAGTTCTCGGCTTCATAACTGTCAAACCCCTCAATGAGAAGGCCCTCGAAATCCTCTGGATGGCCGTGAAGCGTGAGAAGCGAGAGAAAGGAATAGGCTCGGAACTGCTGGCCTTCATTGAGGGATGGGCCCTTGAGAAGGGCTTCGAAGTTCTCGTAGTGAAAACCTCAGGCGATCTATTTTACAAGCCCTACGATGAAACGAGGAAGTTCTACGAAAAGAGAGGTTTTGTCAGGGTTGCTTTAATAGACCCTTATCATGAGTGGGGCGAGCCGGCTCTGATTTACGTGAAGTGCCTAAAGGGAAAGGAAGAGCGTTAG
- a CDS encoding gluzincin family metallopeptidase, with translation MIRKLSLKLTLDFDAGTLYAEVNENLGIEAGTLLLNRGLKVEKAPVKFSQEIKGFKGIEAFRANVVRLDRPVENIKLSYSGKLGSYKDVLPYLKDSISQDYTLLRTDSLFYPIPAEPSFESLVKSVVSSEFDAEITIEGVPNDLTVAFGGEIHGERLRIEGTNRLDIAVAPFEVIEEEPFRLFVLSGEGVERTVGLLRGAYDFYSSLLGRRGFTYTVIETPENYGGQAGKGYMLVSGSSLRAEVPANIYHELAHLWNPRATQEAHLSRFFDEAFANYLTALAIREIHGEDAFRRFMENLRRNYEAIVRKFPEAERLKPSEWGRLDLWELPYTKGALILHELHRKAGNFFYEILKRLVREERVDFEVFREIVKETTGLELDI, from the coding sequence GTGATAAGGAAATTAAGCCTTAAGCTAACCCTCGACTTCGATGCTGGGACCCTCTATGCGGAGGTTAACGAGAACCTGGGAATAGAAGCCGGGACACTCCTTCTCAACAGGGGGCTGAAGGTGGAAAAAGCTCCGGTCAAGTTCTCCCAGGAAATTAAGGGGTTCAAAGGCATTGAAGCCTTCAGGGCCAACGTCGTGAGGCTGGATAGGCCTGTCGAGAATATTAAGCTTTCCTATTCGGGCAAACTTGGAAGCTATAAAGATGTGCTCCCCTATCTAAAGGACTCCATAAGCCAGGACTACACACTGCTGAGGACGGATTCTCTCTTCTACCCGATTCCGGCTGAGCCAAGCTTTGAAAGCCTCGTTAAATCCGTTGTGAGTTCTGAGTTTGACGCGGAGATAACTATTGAGGGCGTCCCGAACGACCTAACGGTTGCCTTCGGCGGGGAAATTCACGGAGAGAGGCTCAGGATTGAAGGAACCAACAGGCTTGACATAGCGGTAGCTCCCTTTGAGGTCATCGAGGAAGAGCCCTTCAGGCTCTTTGTCCTCAGCGGGGAGGGCGTTGAAAGAACCGTTGGACTCCTCAGGGGAGCTTACGACTTCTATTCCTCGCTCCTCGGGCGGAGGGGGTTCACGTACACCGTCATCGAGACGCCCGAGAACTACGGTGGGCAAGCTGGCAAAGGCTACATGCTCGTCTCAGGAAGCTCTTTGCGGGCGGAGGTTCCTGCCAACATCTACCACGAGCTGGCCCACCTCTGGAACCCGAGAGCAACTCAGGAGGCCCATCTAAGCAGGTTCTTCGACGAGGCCTTTGCGAACTACCTGACGGCCCTCGCGATTAGGGAAATTCACGGGGAAGACGCCTTCAGGCGCTTCATGGAGAACCTGCGGAGGAATTACGAGGCCATAGTTAGGAAGTTCCCCGAGGCGGAAAGGCTTAAGCCTTCGGAGTGGGGGAGGCTCGACCTTTGGGAGCTTCCCTACACGAAAGGAGCTTTGATTCTCCACGAACTCCACAGGAAGGCCGGCAATTTCTTCTATGAAATCCTGAAGAGGCTCGTTAGAGAGGAACGCGTTGACTTCGAGGTGTTTCGGGAGATTGTGAAGGAAACCACCGGGCTTGAGCTAGATATTTAG
- a CDS encoding helix-turn-helix domain-containing protein, with product MPDDDLTREVQELRKALEELRESFAVVSQMAQAYLRLINLYAQYGGLGVEVAVPEVTDPIAREIVRILFDLKRANVSQIARELKGRRGKASRNTVRAKLRELVELGIVVEVPGERGKTYALSKRVVKRWLELIGMPIRLDQLNDY from the coding sequence ATGCCTGACGATGACCTCACCAGGGAAGTCCAGGAGCTCAGAAAAGCCCTTGAAGAACTCAGGGAGAGCTTCGCGGTGGTTTCTCAGATGGCACAGGCCTATCTGAGGCTCATCAACCTCTACGCCCAGTACGGTGGGCTCGGGGTAGAGGTGGCCGTGCCCGAGGTTACCGACCCTATAGCGCGCGAAATCGTCCGGATTCTCTTCGACCTGAAGAGGGCGAACGTCAGCCAGATAGCCCGGGAGCTGAAGGGGAGGCGCGGAAAGGCCTCGCGGAACACGGTTAGGGCAAAGCTGAGAGAACTGGTTGAGCTTGGCATCGTCGTCGAGGTTCCCGGCGAGAGGGGAAAGACCTACGCCCTCTCAAAGCGGGTGGTCAAAAGGTGGCTCGAACTAATCGGAATGCCGATTAGGCTTGACCAGCTTAATGATTACTGA